In Pseudomonas nunensis, a single window of DNA contains:
- a CDS encoding putative 2-dehydropantoate 2-reductase, whose translation MMGAVAKPTIGIIGTGAIGGFYGVMLARAGFDVHFLLRSEFSAVAERGLQVDSAPHGALTLNPVQAYSSAEDMPPCDWLLIGAKTTSNADLAPAILQAAAPNAKVLVLQNGLDVEDSLRELLPDSLHVLGGLCFICVHRTGPGVITHQALGAVNVGYHSGPAADEPARMAIVEEGAGMFRAAGIDSQGMPNLHQARWQKLVWNVPYNGLSVLLGASTTPLMADADSRELIKALMAEVVRGAIACGHEIPAVYADHLFMVTEKMPDYWPSMYHDFLHKRPLELEAIYARPLAAAKAAGCELPRIEALYRALGFIDRRNV comes from the coding sequence ATGATGGGAGCAGTTGCCAAGCCGACAATCGGCATTATCGGGACCGGCGCAATCGGTGGTTTTTACGGGGTGATGTTGGCGCGGGCCGGTTTCGATGTGCATTTTCTGTTGCGCAGTGAATTTTCCGCAGTGGCCGAACGCGGGCTTCAGGTTGACAGTGCGCCGCATGGGGCGCTGACGTTAAACCCGGTCCAGGCCTATTCGAGCGCCGAGGACATGCCGCCCTGTGACTGGCTGCTGATCGGCGCCAAAACCACCAGCAACGCCGATCTGGCGCCCGCCATCCTTCAAGCCGCCGCACCGAACGCCAAAGTGCTGGTGCTGCAAAACGGCCTCGACGTTGAGGACAGCCTGCGCGAATTACTTCCCGATTCGCTGCATGTGCTTGGTGGGCTCTGCTTTATCTGCGTTCATCGCACCGGGCCTGGCGTGATCACGCATCAAGCGCTGGGCGCGGTGAATGTCGGTTATCACAGTGGCCCGGCCGCTGATGAGCCGGCACGCATGGCCATTGTCGAGGAGGGCGCCGGGATGTTCCGCGCGGCTGGCATCGATTCTCAGGGCATGCCGAACCTGCACCAGGCGCGCTGGCAAAAACTGGTGTGGAATGTTCCTTACAACGGTCTCTCGGTGTTGCTTGGGGCGAGCACTACGCCGTTGATGGCCGATGCTGACAGTCGGGAACTGATCAAGGCGTTGATGGCCGAAGTGGTTCGGGGCGCAATCGCTTGTGGTCACGAGATTCCGGCCGTGTATGCCGATCACCTGTTTATGGTGACCGAAAAAATGCCCGACTATTGGCCGAGCATGTACCACGATTTCCTGCACAAACGACCACTGGAGCTGGAGGCAATTTATGCCCGGCCACTGGCGGCGGCGAAAGCGGCGGGATGTGAGTTGCCACGCATCGAGGCCTTGTATCGGGCGCTCGGTTTTATCGATCGACGTAACGTTTGA
- a CDS encoding 5'-nucleotidase codes for MAKDIDDKLVLAISSRALFDLSESHKVYLSDGVEAYRQYQIEHEDEVLAPGDAFPLVEKLLNLNASLGRARVEVVLVSRNSADTGLRVFNSIHHYGLAISRAAFVGGRSPYPYLKAFGCDLFLSTHAEDVRSALDAGFAAATILSGGASRAASDELRIAFDGDAVLFSDESERVYQSGGLEAFQASERESAREPLRGGPFKGFLAALNLLQREFPEDACPIRTALVTARSAPAHERVIRTLREWDIRLDESLFLGGLTKAAFLEAFAADVFFDDQAGHCELAREVVATGHVPHGISNEQKV; via the coding sequence ATGGCCAAAGACATAGATGACAAGCTGGTGCTGGCGATTTCTTCGCGAGCGCTGTTCGACCTGAGCGAAAGCCACAAGGTCTATCTGTCTGACGGGGTCGAGGCCTATCGGCAATACCAGATCGAGCACGAAGACGAAGTCCTCGCACCCGGTGATGCATTCCCTCTGGTGGAAAAACTCCTGAATCTCAATGCCAGTCTGGGTCGTGCCCGGGTCGAAGTGGTGCTGGTGTCGCGCAACAGTGCCGACACCGGATTGCGGGTGTTCAACTCGATTCACCACTACGGCCTGGCAATTTCCCGAGCGGCGTTTGTCGGCGGACGCAGTCCTTATCCGTACCTCAAGGCCTTTGGTTGCGACCTGTTTCTCTCCACTCATGCCGAAGATGTGCGCAGTGCGCTGGACGCCGGTTTTGCTGCCGCGACCATTCTGTCGGGCGGCGCGAGCCGTGCTGCCAGTGATGAATTACGCATTGCCTTCGACGGTGACGCGGTGCTGTTTTCCGATGAATCGGAGCGGGTCTATCAGTCGGGTGGGCTGGAAGCTTTTCAGGCCAGCGAGCGTGAATCAGCCCGGGAGCCCTTGCGTGGCGGCCCGTTCAAAGGCTTCCTCGCGGCATTGAATTTGTTACAGCGCGAGTTCCCCGAAGACGCCTGCCCGATCCGCACCGCCCTGGTCACCGCGCGTTCGGCACCGGCCCACGAGCGGGTGATTCGCACGCTGCGCGAGTGGGACATTCGTCTGGATGAATCGCTGTTTCTCGGCGGCCTGACCAAAGCGGCGTTTCTGGAAGCGTTTGCCGCCGACGTGTTTTTCGATGATCAGGCCGGTCATTGTGAGCTGGCGCGCGAAGTCGTCGCCACCGGCCATGTGCCGCATGGCATAAGCAATGAGCAGAAAGTTTAA
- a CDS encoding universal stress protein, with product MIRSMLYATDLGLYAPLVMQHALALARTFNADLYVVHAVEPMGLFAESVLQSYLDEQALNEFHSQGLNTVIANIERRVLESFREELGDEGEQDLERIQAVRVLQGDPSQVILDQAQKLSVDLLIVGSHSHRASAETPLGRTAARVLQLARVPVYLVPLVERRRQGDR from the coding sequence ATGATTCGTTCCATGTTGTATGCCACTGACCTCGGCCTGTACGCACCGTTGGTGATGCAGCACGCCCTGGCGCTGGCGCGAACATTCAATGCCGACTTGTATGTGGTGCACGCGGTGGAGCCCATGGGGTTGTTCGCCGAGTCGGTGCTTCAAAGTTATCTCGATGAGCAGGCGTTGAACGAATTTCATAGTCAGGGCCTGAACACGGTGATCGCCAATATCGAACGGCGGGTGCTGGAAAGCTTTCGTGAAGAATTGGGGGATGAGGGGGAGCAGGATCTGGAACGGATTCAAGCGGTGCGGGTGCTTCAGGGTGACCCGTCGCAGGTGATTCTCGACCAGGCGCAGAAACTCTCGGTGGATTTGCTGATCGTAGGAAGTCATAGCCATCGCGCCAGTGCGGAAACCCCGCTGGGCCGCACGGCAGCGCGGGTCTTGCAGTTGGCCCGGGTGCCGGTCTATCTGGTGCCACTGGTAGAGCGTCGACGTCAGGGAGACCGGTAG
- the cysB gene encoding HTH-type transcriptional regulator CysB, with product MKLQQLRYIWEVAHHDLNVSATAQSLYTSQPGISKQIRLLEDELGVEVFARSGKHLTRVTPAGERIITTAGEILRKVESIKQIAQEFSNEKKGTLSIATTHTQARYALPPVISNFIKQYPDVALHMHQGSPMQIAEMAADGTVDFAIATEALELFGDLVMMPCYRWNRCVVVPQGHPLTKLPKLTLEALAEYPIVTYVFGFTGRSKLDEAFSHRGLTPKVVFTAADADVIKTYVRLGLGVGIVAKMAVDAKLDSDLVMLDASDLFESSITKIGFRRGTFLRGFMCDFIEKFAPHLTREVMAKAIQCHNKQELEELFDGVELPVH from the coding sequence ATGAAGCTTCAACAACTGCGCTACATCTGGGAAGTGGCGCACCACGACCTCAACGTTTCCGCTACCGCCCAAAGTCTCTACACCTCGCAGCCGGGCATCAGTAAACAGATCCGTTTGCTGGAAGACGAATTGGGCGTCGAGGTCTTCGCCCGCAGTGGCAAGCACCTGACCCGTGTTACCCCGGCCGGCGAACGCATCATCACCACCGCCGGCGAAATCCTGCGCAAGGTTGAAAGCATCAAGCAGATTGCCCAGGAATTCTCCAACGAGAAGAAAGGCACCCTGTCGATCGCGACCACCCACACCCAGGCGCGTTATGCGTTGCCGCCGGTGATCAGCAATTTCATCAAGCAGTACCCGGACGTTGCGTTGCACATGCACCAGGGTTCGCCGATGCAGATCGCCGAAATGGCCGCTGACGGCACCGTGGATTTTGCCATCGCCACCGAAGCCCTGGAGCTGTTCGGTGACCTGGTGATGATGCCGTGCTACCGCTGGAACCGTTGCGTGGTCGTGCCCCAGGGTCACCCGTTGACCAAGCTGCCGAAGCTGACCCTCGAAGCCCTCGCCGAATACCCGATCGTGACGTACGTGTTCGGTTTCACTGGACGTTCGAAACTCGACGAAGCTTTCAGCCATCGTGGCCTGACGCCGAAAGTGGTGTTCACCGCTGCCGACGCCGACGTAATCAAGACTTACGTGCGTCTTGGCCTGGGCGTGGGCATCGTGGCGAAGATGGCGGTCGATGCCAAACTCGACAGCGATCTGGTGATGCTTGATGCCAGCGATCTGTTCGAATCCAGCATCACCAAGATCGGCTTCCGTCGCGGCACCTTCCTGCGTGGCTTCATGTGCGACTTCATCGAGAAGTTTGCCCCGCACCTGACCCGCGAAGTCATGGCCAAGGCGATCCAGTGCCACAACAAGCAGGAGCTGGAAGAACTGTTCGACGGCGTCGAACTGCCGGTTCATTAA
- a CDS encoding GreA/GreB family elongation factor: MNKQIVHQLILDKLRIDLDIAERAAQTAYETATHEENIAENKYDTLGLEASYLAAGQAKRVEEIRHSLTVCQNLTLRPYDDQRGIEVGALLGLEDEKGREQWLFLAPDAAGLKVDVVGQMITVITPRSPLGKSLLGKFEGDEVEILVAGARQQFAVTEVI, encoded by the coding sequence ATGAACAAGCAAATCGTCCACCAACTGATTCTCGACAAGCTGCGCATCGATCTCGACATCGCCGAACGCGCTGCGCAAACCGCGTACGAAACCGCGACTCACGAAGAAAACATCGCCGAAAACAAGTACGACACCCTTGGCCTGGAAGCGTCGTACCTGGCGGCCGGGCAGGCGAAACGGGTCGAGGAAATCCGTCATTCACTGACGGTGTGCCAGAACCTGACATTGCGTCCGTATGACGATCAGCGCGGTATCGAAGTCGGCGCCCTGCTCGGTCTGGAAGACGAAAAGGGACGTGAACAGTGGCTGTTCCTGGCCCCCGACGCGGCGGGTTTGAAGGTTGATGTGGTGGGGCAGATGATTACCGTCATCACCCCCCGCTCGCCGCTGGGCAAAAGCCTGCTGGGCAAGTTCGAAGGGGACGAGGTGGAGATTCTGGTGGCGGGCGCTCGGCAACAGTTTGCTGTTACCGAGGTGATTTAA
- the earP gene encoding elongation factor P maturation arginine rhamnosyltransferase EarP, with amino-acid sequence MPELPQMKNRGRWDIFCTVVDNFGDIGVTWRLARQLVAEHAVDVRLWVDDLRAFERLCPEIEIHAPQQWQQGVEVRQWAAEWQPVEAADVVIAAFACQLPSPYMDAMAARETPPLWMNLDYLSAEDWVIGCHGLPSVKYKSVQKFFFFPGFQKGTGGLLRETGLLERRRQFQQNPEARREFLQGLGIDPAPAAQLISLFAYENTGLASWLDTLAADSAPTHLLVPEGRILGDVERWLGINGLVAGALHVREALTVQVLPFIRQDQYDHLLWCCDFNAVRGEDSFVRAQWAGRPLLWHIYQQEENIHLDKLEAFLALYTKGLSAPAAEAISGLWRAWNAGQDIADQWLATRKHWPELQKHAEAWCLEQALQADLAAALVQFYVNWI; translated from the coding sequence ATGCCTGAACTGCCTCAAATGAAAAACCGCGGGCGCTGGGATATTTTTTGCACCGTGGTCGACAACTTTGGCGACATCGGTGTGACCTGGCGCCTGGCCCGTCAACTGGTGGCCGAACATGCAGTAGACGTTCGCCTGTGGGTCGACGACCTGCGGGCCTTCGAACGCCTGTGCCCCGAGATCGAAATCCACGCGCCGCAGCAATGGCAACAGGGTGTCGAGGTGCGGCAATGGGCTGCCGAATGGCAACCGGTGGAGGCCGCTGACGTGGTGATCGCCGCGTTCGCCTGCCAATTGCCGAGCCCGTACATGGACGCCATGGCCGCGCGGGAAACACCGCCGTTGTGGATGAACCTGGATTATCTGAGCGCCGAAGACTGGGTCATCGGCTGCCACGGTTTGCCGTCGGTGAAGTACAAGAGCGTGCAGAAGTTCTTCTTCTTTCCGGGGTTCCAGAAGGGCACCGGCGGCTTGCTGCGGGAAACCGGATTGCTGGAGCGGCGTCGGCAATTTCAGCAAAACCCCGAAGCCCGGCGCGAATTCCTGCAAGGCTTGGGGATTGATCCTGCGCCCGCTGCGCAACTGATCTCGCTGTTTGCCTACGAGAACACCGGGCTGGCGAGCTGGCTCGACACACTCGCCGCCGACTCTGCGCCCACGCATTTGCTGGTGCCAGAAGGGCGGATTCTCGGTGACGTCGAACGCTGGCTCGGGATAAACGGCTTGGTGGCGGGAGCGCTGCATGTGCGCGAAGCCTTGACCGTGCAAGTGCTGCCGTTCATCCGACAGGATCAATACGATCACTTGCTCTGGTGCTGCGATTTCAACGCCGTGCGCGGCGAAGATTCGTTTGTGCGTGCCCAATGGGCAGGGCGGCCGCTGCTCTGGCACATCTATCAGCAAGAGGAAAATATCCACCTCGACAAGCTTGAAGCGTTCCTCGCGCTCTATACAAAAGGCTTGTCGGCGCCTGCCGCAGAGGCAATCAGCGGTCTTTGGCGCGCATGGAATGCCGGCCAAGATATCGCCGACCAATGGCTGGCGACCCGCAAACACTGGCCAGAGCTGCAAAAACACGCTGAGGCGTGGTGTCTGGAACAAGCCTTGCAGGCGGATCTTGCCGCAGCGCTGGTACAGTTTTATGTAAATTGGATATGA
- a CDS encoding elongation factor P: MKTGKELKPGTVIRLENDPWLVQKAEFTKSGRNSAIMKTKLKNLLTGYKTEIVYSADDKLDDVILDRKEATLSFISGDTYTFMDTTDYTMYELNAEDIEAVLPFVEEGMTDVCEAIFFEERLVSVELPTTIVRQVDYTEGSARGDTSGKVMKPAKLKNGTELSVADFIEIGDMIEIDTREGGSYKGRAK, translated from the coding sequence ATGAAAACTGGTAAAGAACTGAAACCCGGTACCGTGATCCGTCTCGAAAACGATCCTTGGCTGGTTCAGAAAGCTGAATTCACCAAGTCCGGTCGTAACAGCGCGATCATGAAGACCAAGCTGAAGAACCTGCTGACCGGTTACAAGACCGAGATCGTTTACAGCGCTGACGACAAACTGGACGACGTAATCCTCGACCGCAAAGAAGCGACCCTGTCCTTCATCAGCGGCGACACCTACACGTTCATGGACACCACTGACTACACCATGTACGAGCTGAACGCTGAAGACATCGAAGCCGTTCTGCCTTTCGTTGAAGAAGGCATGACCGATGTTTGTGAAGCGATCTTCTTCGAAGAGCGTCTGGTTTCCGTAGAACTGCCGACCACTATCGTGCGTCAAGTTGACTACACCGAAGGTTCCGCTCGCGGCGACACTTCCGGCAAGGTGATGAAGCCTGCCAAACTGAAGAACGGTACCGAACTGTCGGTTGCTGACTTCATCGAAATCGGCGACATGATCGAGATCGATACCCGCGAAGGCGGTTCCTACAAAGGCCGTGCTAAATAA